The following proteins are co-located in the Pseudomonas synxantha genome:
- a CDS encoding BolA family protein, with the protein MTMQQRIETALAALEPQHLNVLDESHMHSRGLQTHFKAVLVSSQFEGLNRVKRHQKVYAILGDLMSEFHALALHTYTPDEWAKIDAAPASPTCAGGH; encoded by the coding sequence ATGACCATGCAACAGCGTATCGAAACGGCGCTCGCCGCCCTGGAGCCGCAACACTTGAACGTGCTGGATGAAAGCCATATGCATAGTCGTGGGTTGCAGACCCACTTCAAGGCCGTACTGGTCAGCTCGCAGTTCGAGGGGCTCAACCGCGTCAAGCGCCACCAGAAGGTCTACGCCATCCTGGGTGACCTGATGAGCGAGTTTCATGCGTTGGCGCTGCATACCTATACGCCTGATGAATGGGCGAAAATCGACGCAGCCCCGGCCTCGCCGACCTGCGCCGGCGGGCATTGA
- a CDS encoding DMT family transporter, with translation MHISSGRWVYGFLLTLLTAFLWGILPIKLKQVLQVMDPITVTWFRLTVAGTCLFVYLAVAKRLPSRKVLGPKGGWLVAMAVCGLVGNYVLYLVGLKMLSPGTAQLVVQMGPIFLMIASVFVFKERFSLGQVLGLVVLIIGFGLFFNQRLVELLTSLGTYTAGVLTILLATSIWVFYALGQKQLLTVWNSLQVMMVIYLFCALLLTPWAHPLEALQLSPLQGWLLLACCMNTLVAYGAFAEALAHWEASRVSATLALTPLVTFVAVALAAWLWPDYVQAEEINALGYFGAFVVVLGSAAVALAPSLLAGLKARRLRMMV, from the coding sequence ATGCACATCTCTTCCGGCCGCTGGGTCTACGGTTTCTTGCTGACTCTGCTGACCGCCTTTCTGTGGGGCATTCTTCCGATCAAGCTCAAGCAGGTCCTGCAGGTCATGGACCCGATCACCGTCACCTGGTTTCGTCTCACAGTGGCCGGCACTTGCTTGTTTGTGTACCTCGCCGTCGCCAAGCGCCTGCCCAGCCGCAAGGTGCTCGGCCCCAAGGGCGGTTGGCTGGTGGCCATGGCCGTGTGCGGGCTGGTGGGTAACTACGTGCTGTATCTGGTTGGCCTGAAGATGCTCAGCCCCGGCACCGCTCAACTAGTGGTGCAGATGGGCCCGATCTTCCTGATGATCGCCAGCGTGTTTGTCTTCAAGGAGCGTTTCAGCCTGGGGCAGGTCCTCGGCCTGGTGGTGCTGATTATCGGCTTCGGCCTGTTTTTCAATCAGCGCCTCGTGGAGTTGCTGACGTCCCTGGGCACCTATACCGCCGGGGTGCTGACCATCCTGCTGGCCACCTCGATCTGGGTGTTCTATGCCTTGGGCCAGAAGCAATTGTTGACGGTATGGAATTCCTTGCAGGTGATGATGGTGATCTACCTGTTCTGCGCGCTGCTGCTCACGCCGTGGGCGCACCCCTTGGAAGCGTTGCAGTTGAGCCCGCTGCAAGGCTGGTTGTTGCTGGCGTGCTGCATGAATACGCTGGTGGCGTATGGCGCGTTTGCCGAAGCGCTGGCCCACTGGGAGGCGTCGCGGGTGAGTGCAACCCTGGCGTTGACGCCGCTGGTGACCTTTGTCGCAGTGGCGCTGGCGGCGTGGCTGTGGCCGGATTATGTCCAGGCAGAAGAGATCAACGCCCTGGGCTACTTCGGCGCATTCGTGGTGGTCTTGGGGTCGGCTGCAGTCGCCCTGGCGCCGTCGCTGCTCGCCGGGCTCAAGGCCCGGCGGCTGCGTATGATGGTTTAG
- a CDS encoding class II fumarate hydratase has protein sequence MSRIETDSLGEVQVPDDAYWGAQTQRSLVNFAIGEQRMPLAVLHALALIKKAAARVNDRNGDLPADIARLIEQAADEILEGQHDDQFPLVVWQTGSGTQSNMNANEVIAGRANELAGNNRGGKSPVHPNDHVNRSQSSNDCFPTAMSIAAVQAVHQQLLPAIATLSGGLAELAARHMKLVKTGRTHMMDATPITFGQELSAFIAQLDYAERAIRSALPAVCELAQGGTAVGTGLNAPHGFGEAIASELAALSGLPFVTAPNKFAALSGHEPLVTLHGALKTLAVALMKIANDLRLLGSGPRAGLAEVKLPANEPGSSIMPGKVNPTQCEALSMLACQVLGNDVTIGMAASQGHLQLNVYKPVIIHNLLESIRLLADGCNNFQEHCIAGLEPDAEKMAEHLERGLMLVTALNPHIGYDKSAEIAKKAYAEGLTLREAALELGYLTDAEFDQWVRPENMLGN, from the coding sequence ATGAGCCGTATCGAAACCGACAGCCTGGGAGAAGTACAGGTCCCTGATGATGCGTATTGGGGCGCGCAAACCCAACGTTCGCTGGTCAACTTCGCGATTGGCGAGCAGCGTATGCCGCTGGCGGTATTGCATGCCCTGGCCCTGATCAAGAAGGCCGCCGCCCGGGTCAACGATCGCAACGGCGACCTGCCCGCCGATATCGCCCGGCTGATCGAACAGGCCGCCGACGAGATCCTCGAGGGTCAACATGACGACCAGTTCCCTCTGGTGGTCTGGCAGACCGGCAGTGGCACCCAGAGCAACATGAACGCCAATGAAGTGATCGCCGGTCGCGCCAACGAACTGGCCGGCAATAACCGCGGCGGCAAGAGCCCGGTGCATCCCAATGATCACGTCAACCGCTCCCAGAGCTCCAACGACTGCTTCCCTACTGCCATGAGCATTGCCGCAGTGCAGGCGGTGCATCAGCAGTTGCTGCCGGCGATTGCGACCTTGTCCGGTGGCCTGGCGGAGCTGGCTGCACGGCATATGAAGCTGGTCAAGACCGGGCGCACCCACATGATGGACGCCACGCCGATCACCTTCGGCCAGGAACTCTCGGCGTTTATCGCCCAGCTCGATTACGCCGAGCGAGCGATCCGCAGCGCCCTGCCCGCCGTGTGCGAGCTGGCCCAAGGCGGCACAGCGGTGGGCACCGGGCTCAATGCACCCCACGGCTTTGGCGAGGCGATTGCTTCCGAGCTGGCAGCGTTGTCGGGCTTGCCCTTCGTGACCGCGCCGAACAAATTCGCCGCCCTCTCCGGCCATGAGCCGTTGGTGACCTTGCACGGCGCATTGAAAACCCTGGCCGTAGCGTTGATGAAAATTGCCAACGACCTGCGCCTGCTGGGTTCAGGCCCACGGGCCGGCCTGGCCGAAGTCAAGTTGCCGGCCAATGAGCCCGGCAGTTCGATCATGCCGGGCAAGGTCAACCCGACCCAGTGCGAAGCCCTGTCCATGCTGGCCTGCCAGGTGCTGGGCAACGACGTGACCATCGGCATGGCGGCCAGCCAAGGGCACTTGCAGTTGAATGTGTACAAGCCGGTGATCATTCACAACCTGCTTGAATCGATCCGCCTGCTGGCCGACGGCTGCAACAACTTCCAGGAGCACTGCATCGCAGGCCTTGAGCCCGACGCCGAGAAAATGGCCGAACACCTGGAGCGCGGGCTGATGCTGGTCACCGCACTCAACCCGCATATCGGCTACGACAAGTCGGCAGAGATCGCCAAGAAGGCCTACGCCGAAGGGCTGACACTGCGCGAAGCCGCGCTGGAGCTGGGCTACCTCACCGACGCCGAGTTCGACCAGTGGGTACGCCCGGAAAACATGTTGGGTAACTAA
- a CDS encoding DUF2059 domain-containing protein: MTRLRAICTAVALVCASGQVFADTASHNASAEAFLTLAHADKLGTPVYMQVQQMFAQRFEQTKAPAAKQSVLDSYQAKANAALDQAIGWPKLKPDMVKLYTTNFSESELKDLVAFYQSPLGKKVLEKMPQLTQQSAQMTQAKLESAVPVVNKLLEDMTNELTPKAAAPAKKK, from the coding sequence ATGACTCGTCTTCGTGCCATCTGTACCGCGGTTGCTCTGGTTTGCGCCAGCGGCCAGGTTTTTGCCGATACCGCCAGCCACAACGCCAGTGCCGAAGCCTTCCTTACCCTGGCCCATGCTGACAAGCTGGGGACCCCGGTGTACATGCAAGTGCAGCAAATGTTCGCCCAGCGCTTCGAACAGACCAAGGCGCCTGCCGCCAAGCAGTCTGTACTGGACAGCTACCAGGCCAAGGCCAACGCCGCCCTGGACCAGGCTATCGGCTGGCCGAAGCTGAAACCGGACATGGTCAAGCTCTACACCACCAATTTCAGCGAGTCGGAGCTCAAGGACCTGGTAGCCTTCTACCAGTCGCCACTGGGCAAGAAAGTCCTGGAAAAAATGCCACAACTGACCCAGCAATCGGCCCAGATGACCCAGGCCAAGCTGGAAAGCGCGGTGCCGGTGGTGAACAAGCTGTTGGAAGACATGACCAACGAGCTGACGCCAAAAGCCGCCGCACCGGCCAAGAAGAAGTAA